A section of the Bradyrhizobium oligotrophicum S58 genome encodes:
- the tnpA gene encoding IS66 family insertion sequence element accessory protein TnpA has product MRRERAREEREKALRKQKQRRFTVTSDVRNRASQAFWAMHVEALNWSGMELRAYSAAMQLSPHSLRKWRDRLAAGEVTIDWRDHLHPSARPAVSTGARNSQPESRLTAAEIGDPAAPKMPTRRFFSD; this is encoded by the coding sequence TTGCGCCGCGAGCGCGCCCGGGAAGAGCGAGAAAAGGCGCTCCGAAAGCAGAAGCAGCGCAGGTTCACGGTCACCTCGGATGTGCGCAACCGGGCGTCTCAGGCATTCTGGGCGATGCATGTCGAGGCACTAAACTGGAGTGGAATGGAGCTCCGCGCCTACTCCGCGGCGATGCAGCTGTCGCCGCATTCGCTGCGCAAATGGCGCGACCGACTGGCCGCCGGCGAGGTGACGATCGACTGGCGCGACCATCTTCATCCCTCCGCCCGTCCCGCCGTTAGCACTGGTGCCAGGAACTCACAGCCCGAAAGCCGCTTGACGGCCGCCGAGATCGGCGATCCGGCCGCGCCCAAAATGCCTACCCGGCGCTTCTTCAGCGACTAG
- the tnpB gene encoding transposase has translation MFPFRGKKASILKVVFWDGNGLCLFNASTRAASCGRGYGGYDGSITLTPAQLAMLIEGIDRRAPERVWKTAIAG, from the coding sequence CTGTTTCCCTTCCGCGGCAAGAAGGCATCGATCTTGAAGGTCGTGTTCTGGGACGGAAACGGGCTTTGTCTGTTCAACGCATCGACCAGGGCGGCTTCGTGTGGCCGCGGTTATGGCGGCTATGATGGCTCGATCACTCTCACGCCGGCGCAGCTCGCGATGCTGATCGAAGGCATCGACAGGCGCGCGCCAGAACGCGTATGGAAGACTGCGATTGCGGGATGA
- a CDS encoding response regulator transcription factor has product MIEVDQAASLASDLDARRVVQYLRRTGWSVDNSKIEGVVIASRQVSGAARSIRFPIPIDGGFGDQADRIADALRTLSAIERRPVSRIAVDIAGISDEEDSLFHSAERESVGSASRVIFLLAMEKSARDSLSGFLFSLGYDVRSFREEAELLDAFRRKAPACIVIASHHSGEPGSQIVRQLREANFPSPVITLSDAVGSIEAIVTFRRWARPYIHIFSSDERMESKLERAIESVVHGSAGQRHSVPQGELLTQREKEVLMELASGRSNKAIASALVMAERTVKLHVKNVLRKLHAKNRTEAAWFGNVLRWEKTTADELMQDNGRSSD; this is encoded by the coding sequence GTGATAGAGGTCGACCAGGCGGCGAGCTTGGCATCTGATCTGGATGCGAGAAGAGTTGTTCAGTATTTGCGCAGAACAGGTTGGAGCGTTGACAACTCAAAAATTGAGGGGGTGGTAATTGCATCGAGGCAAGTGAGTGGTGCTGCAAGATCAATTCGATTTCCGATCCCGATCGACGGCGGCTTCGGGGATCAAGCAGACCGCATCGCGGATGCCCTTCGAACACTTTCTGCTATCGAGCGTCGACCCGTTAGCAGAATTGCTGTCGACATTGCGGGAATAAGTGATGAGGAAGATAGCCTCTTCCACAGTGCTGAGCGTGAATCGGTTGGTAGCGCGTCGCGCGTGATCTTTCTTCTGGCGATGGAGAAGAGCGCGCGAGATAGCCTTTCGGGATTCCTTTTCAGTCTGGGGTATGATGTGCGCAGCTTCAGGGAAGAAGCGGAACTACTGGACGCGTTCAGGCGCAAAGCCCCTGCCTGTATCGTTATCGCGTCCCATCATTCGGGCGAACCCGGGAGCCAAATTGTTCGACAGCTCCGCGAAGCTAATTTTCCTTCTCCAGTTATCACGCTTTCAGATGCAGTGGGATCGATTGAAGCGATAGTAACCTTCCGCCGTTGGGCGCGCCCCTATATCCACATTTTTTCTTCTGACGAGAGAATGGAGAGCAAGCTTGAGCGCGCGATCGAGTCCGTCGTGCATGGAAGCGCTGGCCAGCGGCATTCGGTGCCTCAGGGTGAGCTTCTTACCCAGCGCGAAAAGGAGGTTCTCATGGAGTTGGCGAGCGGTCGAAGCAACAAAGCGATTGCAAGCGCCTTGGTTATGGCAGAACGTACCGTCAAGTTGCACGTTAAAAACGTGCTCAGAAAGCTGCACGCAAAAAATAGAACTGAGGCAGCTTGGTTTGGAAATGTACTCAGGTGGGAAAAGACTACGGCGGATGAACTAATGCAGGACAACGGCCGGAGTTCTGATTAG
- a CDS encoding DUF4365 domain-containing protein produces the protein MYLTLESLTMNLPASHLIDELAASFIQATAAVAGCTISVQRKDYGIDVTLRGVEKSDSGYFETGFPVDLQIKATTTAKFQNDAVIFDLKVSNYDKIARRKPRSAPYYLVLVCFETAQEGWCRISDQDLTLGARAYWWSTDTAKPENRSSARIRIPIDQRLNREAIERMITAAEARYVS, from the coding sequence ATGTATCTGACACTTGAGAGTTTGACTATGAATTTGCCTGCATCTCATTTGATTGATGAATTGGCGGCCAGCTTTATTCAGGCAACGGCTGCGGTTGCGGGCTGCACCATCTCTGTGCAGCGAAAGGATTACGGTATCGATGTTACGTTGAGAGGGGTTGAGAAGTCCGACTCTGGGTATTTCGAGACCGGCTTTCCAGTCGATCTTCAGATCAAGGCGACTACGACCGCCAAATTCCAGAATGATGCGGTGATATTCGACCTCAAAGTAAGCAACTACGATAAGATCGCGCGACGGAAGCCTCGATCAGCTCCATATTATCTCGTCTTGGTTTGCTTCGAAACGGCGCAAGAAGGATGGTGTCGAATATCGGATCAAGATCTCACGCTAGGAGCGAGAGCTTATTGGTGGTCGACCGACACGGCGAAGCCGGAGAATAGATCTTCGGCGCGGATCAGAATTCCTATTGATCAGCGCCTGAATAGGGAGGCAATTGAGAGGATGATCACGGCTGCGGAAGCGAGGTATGTCTCGTGA